The Carassius gibelio isolate Cgi1373 ecotype wild population from Czech Republic chromosome A1, carGib1.2-hapl.c, whole genome shotgun sequence region gcccTTCATAACAACTGTGAAGGGGGtggatttttttataactcatccatttaaattatgcTGAGCCTTAAAGTTCTGAACAATTAAGGGCATGGCAACTTGATTGACACCATCAAgctggtttcagcaaccagctcccccCTTTTTGACCATTTTCAATTATCCAGAATTATCCAAGATGGCGACAGCCTTCTCCGCCCACTTgtagcttcaaaaacactctttgaAACCGTTTGGTGACGTCATGGATACTatttccatgtttttatacagtctatggttcagggaagtaaaattatttttcactTGGCCTTTTAAAAAATCTACTTGTCCTGGATAAGTGGACAAGCATCGATGTTGAGCCCTGCAACgtgtgtttagactgaatacatGTACAGCGTTATGTAATCAGGATACAAGATCTagtaactgtaatctgttacagttacatcaaaaaaaaaagatttgctagtaaatcgtgcacacaatttataaatctagTGAACGAaatagcaaatcgagggaacacaatagtaatcatgtgcatgttttagtacatcgagggaacaaattagtaaatcgtgaacatgatttagcctactatttttttcctgcatgtcatatGAGGGGCTCCGTAAGTAGTGATAGGAAGATGAAGCCTCAAAAAGCTTTAAGCTTTTCAGCCAagtgtttcacaaaaggtttaaTTTCTGGAAACTTCATTTCctcacaataccacctggtggcCAACAAGTGTTAAACAAGTAGATATATTACAGACAtaggtgcactgtaaaaaattttgccgttaaataacagtaattttctggcagcaggggcgccagtaaagtactgttaatttacagctcttaaccattaatttaccactcttattttttaacagtattttaccgtaaattctaccatggaaattaactccactcccactgcttcaaacagttctagtttttaaaactagcattcctacgatgttagtactatgaacttatttcatttgagtccactgagaaggaatatttcttaatataacgatgcaaacacttaatgtgcagtaataaagtaactaaatacatgacttttactcaaatcactgcagctcattgtcatcTACACCGCACATGTATGTACTGAAGTACTtgacacagagatcaccactgtatcagcaactccacatttactgcttttatataaagcagcagaaaatcagaatttgtggctcatcattgactgaagcaccggctctactctacagcacaatggtgaacaacaaaactacattaaactaaacgatctctcttgtgcaaacactcattaatacagtcaacttcagtatttactctcattatcagtgtatgactttgcctaattttttttctatggatgttcacaattattttagttaaattaactttttttcatttggtaaatctgacgtttacattttacagtatattactgtttttccttgacttaacggcaacaaactgtagaaaaacactttttttgctggcaaccattaatttacagcaagaaacagtagaaaaacagttatttactggcagcaggggtggcagcaggggtgccagtaaataactgtttttctacagtttgtctcctgtaaattaattacagtttattactgttaaattatgtttcatgctgttttttcttcatcttaaatctttaaccctttaaaccccacaagaaaatcctcagttttaaatgaacacttataatgtgtgcacactacagagtgtttgagtaacactgaatcagtgaagttaatgagataattcggtgattaattgatgattgagcattagtgataaacacctgcagaatcactgaaggaaagagaaaaacaagaaatacaaatgacttcagccacaggcttagatgaaatcaactgaataaaagaatacatcaaatctctcaagatctgattaaacaactactaaaacatcATGAACcatgcatcatgaaccttttgattgtcaccattgctgagattcatatgctgattgttgatgtctctctttgagtgttgtggagACTGCCGCCCGaaatattttttaactaaaactagtcattAAATCCcgaaatactggttatcacactacttttcaatcttacaaaattgaagaaacaaaaaaaacttgtcattcactcaaatatttcaacaccaaattaatatttcattactatagcaacactttaagccagtctagtagatcatgactgacagaaacagccataatcacttgactaacaaaattaatattgctgtaacagatgtatcatgaagatacaaatacagcaatgaaacaaaatgtaaagtgcaaaagtcaagggtcaggagaccaactaaagtaaacactgatctccacaatggtaacatcaaacgaaacagtaacattatcatctaaatctctgtaattctcagtaagatctttcgatctctgatctctgatctgatagaaataaagtcagtctggttagtaatgagtgaagttggtaaatcttcagttgatttcatctaaggctgtggctgaagtcagttgtagttcttgtgtgtgtcttgtttctcttttcttcagtgattctgctcattaacagcagctgttgatcagtgtctgaattcactcattaattttcattctctctgtcaggtggactatattagtaaactcatgtagggaatagtgaatgagggtgtagggtgtgatttgaaacacagccgctgagtgtcgactttgaacgttgttaatttacgatatatagcagcaggctaccttctcgaaaatgatgaatattacccagaatgcactgttttaatgaaaaacagtatgttactgtcgaaatttggccatttttttacagcgatttttaacagtgtggctactccaggggtcagaaagtaaaattccttccatatttttgttccacacaTGAACTCAGCAgatgatttcaccagaggaacaGAGTCACAAAGTCACAAACGAGTCtcaagtcaaatcccaagtcctaaaAGATTTAatgtcaatgagataattaagagactaattaaatgatgattgtgcagtagtgataaacacctgttgtcattgagaattacagaggatcagatgatttattgtttaaaatgatgccaccatcatggagatcagtgtttgttttagttgTGATCTTGACTCTTTTAATAATacaaagtaatttgcttttaaaaacgTGCGGTTGTCTTAcataataaacatgaaaacattacaGAATTGAAAGCTGAAATAGCAAATTAAATCACCTTTTTGtcatctaaaacatttaaatgaactcCATGAgggtgtctctctttggtttgttacaTGATGTTCAGTTATTGCTGAATTACAACaaaagtcctattaaacaaatattattgtaatgcttaaatattggggggGGATGCAcaggattttagacatgagcacttatcatatgatcctcaacagtggtgacaataattattcatgctacagtgcatgatgggagtttttttaccatggtgttacccagcatgcacttcagcttgaagcgttttgttgattgtcaccattgttgagattcatatgctgggtcatgatgtctgtgcgtcttatGAGGACAaggtttcaaaaatgtatatttattacattaagtTTCAAATTAATTAACTCTAACTATTAAACCAACAGTTAATTTACATGTGGCAATTCCACAAGGTGGGTTATTTAAAATCTTAGCTTATgttaaattgaataaaattgttttggaaataaatgagctgatgcctaataattacttaATCACATAAAACTAGCTAGTAACAGTTTGCAGCACTGCACTGATTGCACTGTTTTAcaacagcacatgtacttttacagagaaacATCTAACACAGAGAAGCCAAAGGTCAAGAgcacaactgaagcaaacactgatctccatgatggtggcatcattttaaccaataaaacatcagcatctgatcctctgtaacacACAATAatggcaggtgttcatcactagtGCACGGTTATCATTTagttagtctcttaattatcttattgactttaactcttttagGACTTGGGAtcgtttgtgacttgaaaggaatgactctgttcctctggtgaaatcagcttcTGAGTTCAtgtgtggaacaaaaatatggcaggacatttactttctgacccctggactttacCCCTCTGTCTGTAACatatctgcttgttttacacttgttggccaccaggtggtatagtgagcaaattaagtttccagaaattaacccttttgtgaaccacttggctGAAAAGCTTAAAGCTTCATGAGGCTTCATCTTCCCATCACTATCcgtaagtaaataatacaatgggtttctttgtttgtttatcataGAAAatatggtagtgtgtgtgtgggctTGATTTAGATATGTATATTATCATTTTGATCACAAGGTCTGATTATCTACCATTTAATAATTCAGTGTTTCTGTTGTCTGCTGAGGACATAAGCACATCAGCTTTTCAACAAGATTCAAGCGTTGactcattttatttgtaaatgcaaAGAGCTGACCAAAAAGAAAGAGAACATTATTGGTTTGCTCAGTTAAGATGTAAAAGCAATAtcttaaaattgttaaaatatcaGATGTTTGAACACACTGTTTCTAAGACACTGGTTTGATTTTCATGCTGATGGTTTTCACGCTGACAGTGACACTGTTTTTCCAGGTTGACCAAACAACACCAATGCCGAAATGAGTGTCGTCATCTCCCCATAAGTACACGCCATTGGGGTTCGCAGTGTGACAAAATTTGTACCAAAATGCTCCCAGAAACTCTTTAGCACAGTTTTCTCCATAGACATCTTGGTCTTTGTCAAAGGTGGTGAACTTCTGACCATTGTGGTCCGTCAATGAGTCGCCTACAGAGAAGAAGAGTATCACTGAGCACTGAGCAGTCAAATAGAATGAGTTTTCATGAGTATAAATGAAAGTGTCCTACCTGCTCCTCCATCCTTGAATCCTGAAACTTGTAGTTTATATCCATCAGCTTCAGAATCCACAGAGAAGGACGAGTACAGAGCGAAACCTTTCCTCCCGGTGAAGTCCTCCAGATCCACTCTCAGCATGTACTTGTTCTTACGTGTCAGCTGGTACATGTTCTCCAGCCCTGATCATACACACACATGAAGAACACATTCAACCAAACACTGGACATTTTACTgggaaataaatcaaattttgaaACTTTATTGATATGCAGATAtaatacagtggccccaaaacaTATTTGGTGTATGTTGGACACTTAAGTCCCACATAAAATATCTTCAATTCATTCCATTGTGTTTGAATTAATGCTGAAGCTTCACTAAAAGCCCAAATATTCTTCATCGTGTACAGTTGAGCATGCAAGTCCTTCAATTTATACTCTTGTTAACTGTGAGCGTGAATGGACGTGTAAGAGCCacattaacaattttatttaaaacgaTTTTCCCCACAGCTGGTTTTGAGGTGATTTAATGGATGTATGAAGTAATTGTCCTTAAGTTCACACAGGTATAGTTCATCACATTCACATGTTTCACAATCAGAAGTAACCAaaacttgttttcattttcaactTGGTATTTACTGtagttattttgaaatataagatGCTTCAATTTGTCAGAAGTTTGTGCTGCATTTCTCTAAAATAAATTCCACTTATTTATATTTTCGAAGCATGTAAGCCACATTTTTATAGTGTTTTAAGTGTCCAGTAAAGATTTTTAGTTTTGATGCAACCCTGAATCACTGGTGTATTATTACCCAGCCAGTATTCGCCCTCGGTGGATCCGAATCCAGTCTTGTACTGTTTCCACGGCTGATAGAAATTCACACTACCGTCCATTCTCCTCTGAATCACCTGAAATGAGTTATAGAACTTTTTAAaggcttaaatatttattttattatcaatgaATGTTTGACCATTTAAAGTCACATTCATACCGTCCATGCTCCGTTGTCTTCAGCTTTCCCACCGGAGATCATCTCACAGTAAACCCAGACAGGAATGTCTCCTGCTGGATAGATGGAGTAAATCCCACTGACTGTTTGTCCTGAGTTATAGACATCAGAGCAGTCGAATGGTTTGGATCCACAAACAACAGACGCCATGAAAACAGAGAGCAGAGCCACAACAAACACCTTCATCTAGAGAGAAACATCGGATCAGGTTCCTCATTTAAGATCAAATCATACTGAAATTAACACAGTTTGAAAAATAATACACATACATTCATTATCTGTTCAGTAAATGCTGAAGAATAAGAGTAACTCACTGTTGGTGTCATGAGATGTTCAGATCACTGGTTCTTCAGTTGCTGAGCCCTTTTTTTAGACCATCAACAGCTTTTTCAACCCAGTCTTTATCAGTATGAACCCATCTTTTGTGTTGTGCAAAAATGTTGAAATAGCAACCGTCCATGCAAGAAAATGATTAGCTGGTccgtttgactgttttgcaatgatcttgaaaaataatttgtgtaaaaattatGACTGTGAAAACCATGATCGCCAACACAATTCAACTGCCTTGTGTGAGAAAGCGGTGCATGAGAAGATTACTGAAGTGCATTCCTGACatgttttgtttgtctttgtcTATATGACTCTTTTGTCTAAAATTGACaactattatttcatttttttatggaaGTAAGCTATTTAGTGGGCTATTTGActaacaatttatatttttttaatctacttgatatttttgttatatttcaatCAAAATATTTGAGAATGGAGAATTTATACTGGTCGATTTCAAGAACACAATTATTACATATTTCAGAATTGTTCATCTTTAAagtgtaactaaacccctggtcagagcctgactccacccactggcaatatttgaaaaatgctgaaaagtgggcagatcacagcagagatagaggggacgaacctagggcggggctgagcgagtgcggcgtgaacctgagacccgcagtgacggattgattgacagctgctgtcagagtcgctaaaatggagagtgactgtaaggacgcaagtagctttgcaacagaacgatcatttgaagtagaggacttttctcaccTACCTTCatctgaagtggaggatgtcgaggtgtttgttcatatcaattcgagcaactggctcaaactgcagtcttaactcccgcatcgcgtcgcttttcagcgcgagctgtggccatctccacctccattgcgttggagaagcaatcctttgtaaaatgcagtttgctcACTCCAGCTGTAGGCGGGAACtcacggtcttccaggccaagtgcatgcaatcactggcgcctaattttaatgtctgctggaaaactatgcagtccagcagtgctgtcgcaaCTAGCAACACACctccgtaccatcctgaccactgtacgaaatacagataaatctacgctaacttgaagatctaaataactatataattgatatgctaaatagatgctataatagtctttcctgatcgttttcaatactcgcaattccaactcctgactcactacagtgattttgatggaacaagatggttttatactgccaagggcgtggtagctcgtaccaaggggcgtggtgagctggaaactgcttacgtcacctgccaccgcaacatccaataggaaaaatcaactgcagtagccaccgttcaacttgaagagggcagcactcagacgtttttacaccatatattgtagaattaaaacactttatactcaaatgtcaaaaaagttactctaaacaatgaacagcactaataaagccccattcttacagatcattaacaaaaaaaagttggtttagggtttagttactctttaacaACAACTTCAATATGTAGAGTAAATGttggaaaaaatgttttatgtttttttgaacAAATAATATAGGAGGAGATCAGTTCATGTTTAATATTGTGTTGACATTTCTGGGTTTGAAACGCAGTCATTCACTACAGTTTCCCTGTTACAGTTATACAGTCAGCACTGTGGGATATAAAGTCTCGATTGTGAGTTATGAAGCCAGAATTAGAATATAATATCTCACTATTCCGACTTATATGAAAGCAGCGGGAGTaatgatttcatttaattaatttcactAATTTACTGATTTGTCTCATTTATTTgacttgtttaaaaatgtatcttctTTATTCAACCATTTGTTTAActtataattaaatgtatgcatttataatTACTTATTGTtcataaaattattgatttttcatgAGAACACCACAACTGACACAATGTACATAAAGACATAATGCTTACAATGCAGGAGAGTTTATTGGAAGTTCATTAACACACCAGTTAATCAAAAGACCAGATAACAGACCAGAAGAAGATAACAGTTGCTTTGTTTAGACTgaggaaaataaaatgttaaacctTCACATTTGTAATATAGTGAAAACAATATTGGATGTTTGCTCCTGAAAACACTGATGTTTCTATGACACACGTCTGATCTTCATGCTAATGAATTTCATGCCAACAGCAAAATTGCTCTTCCAGCTGTACCACACATTTCCAATGGCAAAAATGGTGGGATCTTCTCCCCATAAATACACACCGTTGGGGTTTGCAGTGTGACAGCCATTGTACCAAAATGCCCCGAGATACACTTTGGCACAGTTAGTGCCGTATGAATCTTGGTCCTTGTCAAAGGTGGTGAACTTCTGTCCATTATGGTAGGACAAAGAGTCACCTGCAGAAAGGAAGAGCATCATTGAGGACAGTAACATCTTATTTATGATTTATCTGGGATAACTGAAAAGACTCTCAACTGAGAAGTTTCAATGACCGCAAACACCAGTGTAGCATGAAGTATTCAATTATCATACTTCAGTCAAAGTCGTTACCAGAAAAATACTGAAGTAAAAGTATTAAAGTAACTGATGTTAACCCTtataaaaattaaccatggttttattatagtaaaagtgtaccattattttttttttttacatttgtttttgttaccatttgtataaccaccaTTTTACTAAAAACTAATACTAATTTTAGTGTAGAAAACCCATGGTTCTTGAACTACAGGTTATTCAAAGACTCTAATACATCTTGCAGAGGAAAATGCAGACGTCAAAAAGACGTCTCTGAGATGTATTATATTATCAGGGTCTATTTGATACATCAATGCattgttattgacatgtttcagTGAAATTATAAAAGAGAAAGTCTGTGAGCAATAAACATCTGTTCAAGTGTGATTTTATGAACCCAGCTAGAattttttgttctaaaaatgttctaagaacattctgATGGATTGTTCCAACAATGTTTTTaacgggtagttttatttttgatcccagaacgttctctcaaaagataggataatgttctctaaaaacattctaaaaatgtttattaataacatattaCTCTGTGCATTGCATCTGCAGAAATATCTAATATCAAATTAATAGCATAGTTTAAACTGCAGATTAAACCAGTTGATCAGATTATTATCTGAGGAAAGTTCTAATATCGGCAAGCAACCAACATCACCTGATTATATTTTTCACTCAAGGTTTTTGCTTGCGGTTAAAAAGAACAGACACTGAAGGACTCATACTCTGCATAAgtactgatcaccataatggtgacataaaactaaaaaaaaatgtataaactagCAACACccctgttaatctcaataagaactttttttacatttatgacaaaaataaatcttgtttataatgagTAAAGTTGTTAATActgtttttggagtatttacgctagagtttgacaccaataagaggttgggttttcactttcaaccaacattttgacttctgagcaatgtcagtccacatctacTGTAATAGGAAGCTTTATTAGAATGTTAGAGAATAATGTTGTAACAATGTTATCAAcagacatttttagaatgtttttagagaatgttatcctaacttttaacagaacattctgggaactaaaataaaactagccACTGGAAACGTTCCTAGAACATTAAAACATTCTAGGTGGGAATGCGTTTCTATGCGTATAAATGAAAGTATCCTACCTGCTCCTCCATCTTTGAACCCTGAAACTTGTAGTTTGTATCCATCAGCTTCAGAATCCACAGAAAAGGACGAGTACAGAGCGAAACCTTTCCTCCCGGTGAAGTCCTCCAGATCCACTCTCAGCATGTACTTGTTCCTACGTGTCAGCTGGTACATGTTCTCCAGCCctgatcatacacacacacacacatgaagaacACATTAGACCAAACACTGGAcatgaaaatacacacacacacacacacacacacagtgagatctTACCCAGCCAGTATTCTCCCTCCACATTCCCAAATCCTCTCTTGTACTGATTCCACGGTCGATAAAAATTCACAGTGCCGTCCATTCTCCTCTGAAACACCTGTGATGGGTTTATATAGAAGATATGATTCATAATgaatgtgctgatgtgtgtttgaTGATCTAGAGTCACATTCATACCGTCCATGCTCCGTTGTCTTCATCTTTCCCACCGGAGATCATCTCACAGTAAACCCAGACAGGAATGTCTCCTGCTGGATAGATGGAGTAAATCCCACTGACTGTTTGTCCATATTTATAGACATCAGAACAGTCAATGGGCTTGAATCCATCAGAAACAGACTCAGTAAACCCCATGAGAACAGAGAGCAGAGCCACAACAAGCTCTGTCATCTAGAGAGAAACACGGCTGGTCATCATCCTCATTTATAATGATCAAATCACACTGACTTTAGAAAGAAACATGATCTTGCCTTTGCTTGAAGAATCTTGAAGAAAATTAAAACAGTTTTCTTGAATGATTATCTGAACACTGAATGTTTTGTGAGGTAAATGATGGCGAGTATAATAGTAACGTTTGTGTTGCAATGTTGTTCAATGTGACACAAACACTGTTAAATATCTGCCAGATCAGGCTCCACCTCTTtgttactgtatagttttttttttaaagcgtatATTGCAAAACCCTTGATTCTTGGAACAAATTGCGTATCTGTTTTTTTATACAATGACCTAAAGGTTATCAGTAAGAGAGTTTGTAACATCTGTCACTGGAATCATTCTTGCAATGCACAATGTTGAAATACTTATGTCTTATAATTGTTAGGACTTCCCTCACTCGGTTTGACATTGTTTTGTAACAGCTAGACATTTAGTATTAATGAGTTTTCAGCATTGGAACGACTGTACTTGTGTTACTGGAGTAAATTTTCCTCATTGTCAAATAAAGCAaattaacagacatcttgcagatgtactTGTGTGATCTGGGaacagatacattttaaaacatttttttgttttttttttgtttaaagatgTATCTTCTTTATTCAACCATTTGTTTCACTTATAATGACTTATTCTTCATAAAATTTAAAATTGATTTCTCACGAGAACACCACAACTGACAAAATGTACATAAAGACATAATGCTTTAAATGCAGGAGTTTATTGGAAGTTGGAACACTGATGTTTCTATGACACACGTCTGATCTTCATGCTGATGAATTTCATGCCGACAGCCAAATTGTTCTTCCAGCTGTACCACACATTTCCAATGGCAAAAATGGTGGGATCTTCTCCCCATAAATACACACTATTGGGGTTTGcatagtgacagcttttgtaccaaAATGCCCCGAGATAATGTTTAGCACAGTTAACACTACTGGAGTCTTGGTCCTTGTCAAAGGTGGTGAACTTCTGTCCATTATGTTGGGTCAAAGAATCACCTGCAGAAAGGAAGTGACGTTCAGCCAAGTATTGTGaaacatactcagaatttgtgctctgcatttaacccatccaaagtgcacaagcacacacacagccGCGCACAggtagcagttgggggttcagtgccttgctctagggcacctaagtcatggtattgccagcccgagattcaaacccacaaccctagggttaggagtcaaactctctaaccactaggccacgacttccccaaaatcATCACTAAGGACATTAACATCTTATTTATGACTTATTTACAacatatttatgatatttaatttCTCACCTGATAATGTGACATAAAACATGATGTGTAATTTCAGTTACAAAAtactttaattgtaaaaaaaacaaaaaaaaaacaattatgcaaCTTAGCAAAACCTGATCAGGCAGGGACCTGACTTGATCGTCAGACAGGTGGTAGGAGGAGGGAGATTTGTATTCAGTGTtccagaggtgggactttcaaatCACAatcaagtcttcaagtcatatcccaagtcctcaaagggttaaagttaataaGCTAATTAAgttactaattaaatgatgattgtacattagtgatgaacatctgttgttaacaatcaacatcactgaagtaaagagaaacacaagaactacaactgaaaaaaggaaaaaaaacaccaacaaaaacACAATGTTGAAAGACTAAAAGGAAGCTGTCAGTTCAGGCTTTAAGACATGCACACTTATCACACAAGCCTCAACAGCGGGGACAATTTCTCATACTGCCGTGCATGACGAGTTTTTTCTAAGGTaatacccagcatgcaacattttgttgattgtcaccactgttgagagtcatatgctggttcttgatgtctatGTGTGTCTACAGAGAAATGGAGTTCAAATTTAGCATACACTTGATAGACTTAAAATCCACTCACTGCAATTTTTCTTGCATGCTGTAGTTCTGTTGGGTTGACTATGCAAACCTCAAGTAAAGTGAATGTAATTTTTTCTGTAATCATTGATGTTAGATTACTATCTTATTACAAGCAGTTTATATCTTCACTCTGCTTTACATCACCTCGTTCAAATGCTACAGAAAGAGATCTAactcaaacactgatctccatgatggttgcatcattttaaccaataaaacatcaacatctgttCCTCTGTAGtactcaataacagcaggtgttcatcactagtgcacaatcttcatttaattagtcacttaattatctcattaactttaacactttgaggacttgggatatgatTGAAGAATTGCtggtgacttgaaagtcccacctctgcagTGTTCTTCTTACCATTGTGTGATTCATGATTAATTTTGTGAACTATCGATTAAGATCACcgtaatgaaatataaaaatgtatacaggaAAATGTGACAAATCAGTCCCATGGTCAAGGAATAAGCAACGAAAGGCCCATTTAGTTACAAGAAAGTTTCAGGATGAATGTAAAGCCTCTCTACTGAAAAGGTTCAATGATAGAAAACACCAGTGTTGCATAAAGTATCCAGTTGTCattcttcagaaaaaaacatcATTAGGATGTAAGATTTGCATACATTCTATATCATAAacatttgacatctgataggaaatgtCCTATAGAAGAATTGCATTTGAGTAAAGACTCACTGAAAGTCTGTGAGCAAGTAAACATCGGTTCAAGTGTGATTTTTTTCAATGCGTTTTTATGAGTATAAATGAAAGTGTCCTACCTGCTCCTCCATCTT contains the following coding sequences:
- the LOC128031690 gene encoding microfibril-associated glycoprotein 4-like, giving the protein MTPTMKVFVVALLSVFMASVVCGSKPFDCSDVYNSGQTVSGIYSIYPAGDIPVWVYCEMISGGKAEDNGAWTVIQRRMDGSVNFYQPWKQYKTGFGSTEGEYWLGLENMYQLTRKNKYMLRVDLEDFTGRKGFALYSSFSVDSEADGYKLQVSGFKDGGAGDSLTDHNGQKFTTFDKDQDVYGENCAKEFLGAFWYKFCHTANPNGVYLWGDDDTHFGIGVVWSTWKNSVTVSVKTISMKIKPVS
- the LOC128031750 gene encoding microfibril-associated glycoprotein 4-like translates to MTELVVALLSVLMGFTESVSDGFKPIDCSDVYKYGQTVSGIYSIYPAGDIPVWVYCEMISGGKDEDNGAWTVFQRRMDGTVNFYRPWNQYKRGFGNVEGEYWLGLENMYQLTRRNKYMLRVDLEDFTGRKGFALYSSFSVDSEADGYKLQVSGFKDGGAGDSLSYHNGQKFTTFDKDQDSYGTNCAKVYLGAFWYNGCHTANPNGVYLWGEDPTIFAIGNVWYSWKSNFAVGMKFISMKIRRVS